Proteins encoded by one window of Piliocolobus tephrosceles isolate RC106 unplaced genomic scaffold, ASM277652v3 unscaffolded_27238, whole genome shotgun sequence:
- the LOC111522036 gene encoding LOW QUALITY PROTEIN: putative inactive beta-glucuronidase protein GUSBP11 (The sequence of the model RefSeq protein was modified relative to this genomic sequence to represent the inferred CDS: substituted 1 base at 1 genomic stop codon): SGPTLDMPVPSSFNDIGQDWQLWHFVNWVWYEREVTLLEXWIQDLCTRVVLRIGSAHFYAIVWVNGVDTLEHERGYLPFEADISSLFQVGPLPPRLCVTVAINNTLAPHPATRDHLYMTDTSKYPKGYFVQNTDFDFFNYAGLSRSVLGYTTPTAYIDDITVTTGVERDSGDVFWCILN, encoded by the exons TCGGGCCCCACCTTGGACATGCCGGTTCCCTCCAGCTTCAATGACATCGGCCAGGATTGGCAGCTGTGGCATTTTGTCAACTGGGTGTGGTATGAACGGGAGGTGACTCTGCTGGAGTGATGGATCCAGGACCTGTGCACAAGAGTGGTGCTGAGGATTGGTAGTGCCCACTTCTATGCCATCGTG TGGGTGAATGGGGTCGACACGCTAGAGCATGAAAGGGGCTACCTCCCCTTCGAGGCCGACATCAGCAGCCTGTTCCAGGTGGGGCCCCTGCCCCCCCGCCTCTGCGTCACTGTTGCCATCAACAACACGCTCGCCCCCCACCCTGCCACCAGGGACCATCTGTACATGACCGACACCTCCAA GTATCCCAAGGGTTACTTTGTCCAGAACACGGACTTTGACTTCTTCAACTACGCGGGACTGTCGCGGTCTGTGCTTGGATACACGACACCCACCGCCTACATCGATGACATCACTGTCACCACCGGCGTGGAGCGAGACAGTGGTGATGTCTTCTG